CGAATGGACGGATCCCCTGTGACGTCAGCTCCTCTCACCGAACCCGCCGGGCCGCCCACCACCCAACCACCGCTCGCGGCCCGTGCCGTCGACGCGGTCAAGCAGTACGGCTCGGGCCCCACGGCAGTGCGCGCGCTCGATGGCGTGAGCGTCGACCTGGCCGCTGGCCAGTTCACCGCGGTGATGGGGCCGTCGGGGTCCGGCAAGTCCACCCTGATGCACTGCCTTGCCGGTCTCGAGACGCTGACGAGCGGCAAGGTGTTCATCGGCAACATCGACCTGTCGACGCTCAACGACAAGCAGCTCACGCGACTGCGACGCGACAAGGTCGGCTTCGTCTTCCAGTCGTTCAACCTGGTCTCGACGCTGACCGCCGCCGAGAACATGACGCTGCCGCTGACCCTCGCCGGCGAGAAGCCCGACAAGGACTGGTACGACGAGGTGATCGCCACCATCGGGCTCGCCGACCGCCTCAAGCACCGGCCGAGCGAACTGTCCGGCGGCCAACAGCAGCGCGTGGCGGTCGCCCGCGCCCTGCTGGCCCGACCGGCGATCATCTTCGCCGACGAGCCCACCGGCAACCTCGACTCCCGTTCGGGAGCCGAAGTCCTCGACTTCCTGCGCCGCGCCGTCGACCAGTACGGCCAGACCATCGTGATGGTCACCCACGATCCACTCGCCGCCGGCCGGGCCGACCGCGCGCTGTTCCTCGCAGATGGCCGGCTCGTCGACGAGATGGCCGACCCCTCGGCCGACCGAGTGCTCGATCGTATGAAACGACTCGGGGACTGATCCGCTGTGTTCCGCACCGCGCTGAAGGACCTGGCCCACCGCAAGCTGCGACTCGTCGCCACGGCCGTGGCCGTGGTGCTCGGGGTCGCGTTCGTCGCCGGCACGTACGTCCTCACCGACACCGTCAGCCGGTCGTTCGACGACCTGTTCGCGAGCGTCGACAAGACCACCGACGTCGTGGTCCGATCTGCCCGCACGGTCGGCGACGACGGCTTCGGCGGCCAAAAGACGCGCGCCCAGATCAGCGACTCGTTCGTGAAGGCCGTGGCCAGCGTGCCCGGGGTGCGCAGCGCGCAAGGCCACATCCAGGGCTACGCGCAGCTCCTCGACCAGCAGGGTGACCCGATCGGCAACCCGCGCAACGGCGCGCCGGTGCTCGGCCTCGCGTGGGACCCCGATCCCACCCTCAACCCCTTCCGATTCGTGGCGGGCGGCCCGCCGCACGCCGACGGCCAGGTCGTGATCGACAAGCGATCAGCCGACAAGGGCCCCTTCAAGGTCGGTGACCCGATCGGGATCCTAACCCAGGTCGGGCAAGTCAAGGCAACGGTCGTGGGCATCGCCCGGTTCGGTTCCGCCAACAGCCCCGGCGGCGCATCGGTGGCGCTGTTCAACCCGCCCCAAGCCGCGCGAGTGCTCGGCCAACCGGGCAAGGTCGACTCGGTGCTGGTGGCTGCCGACCCCGGCATCTCCCAAACGACGCTCGCCAGCCGGATCCAGCACACGTTGCCCGGCAACCTCGAAGCGGTGACCGGCGCCAAGATCACCAAGGAAGACCAGGATTCGGTCAAGAGCTTCCTCGGCTTCTTCAGCACGTTCCTGCTCGTGTTCGGGATCGTGGCCTTGATCGTGGGCGCGTTCATCATCGTCAACA
This region of Acidimicrobiales bacterium genomic DNA includes:
- a CDS encoding ABC transporter ATP-binding protein — translated: MTSAPLTEPAGPPTTQPPLAARAVDAVKQYGSGPTAVRALDGVSVDLAAGQFTAVMGPSGSGKSTLMHCLAGLETLTSGKVFIGNIDLSTLNDKQLTRLRRDKVGFVFQSFNLVSTLTAAENMTLPLTLAGEKPDKDWYDEVIATIGLADRLKHRPSELSGGQQQRVAVARALLARPAIIFADEPTGNLDSRSGAEVLDFLRRAVDQYGQTIVMVTHDPLAAGRADRALFLADGRLVDEMADPSADRVLDRMKRLGD